Proteins from a single region of Psilocybe cubensis strain MGC-MH-2018 chromosome 3, whole genome shotgun sequence:
- a CDS encoding DnaJ protein-like protein ANJ1 (DnaJ protein homolog ANJ1), translating into MVRETEYYDLLEVPPTASESELKKAYRKKALRLHPDKGGDPELFKEVTHAYEILSDPDKRQIYDARGKAGLSEQGGMGGMDPQDLFSQLFGGGGGGFFGGGGGGRSQGPRKTKDLVHRVNVTLEDLYKGKTTKLALTRNVICSKCKGKGGKEGAVRTCHTCSGRGIKVTLRQMGPMIQQIQSPCDECSGTGEIINAKDRCTNCKGKKVLPEKKFLEVHIDKGMKGGQTIQFRGESDQSPNAEPGDVVIVIEEKPHERFRRQENDLVIEVEVDLLTALAGGQFAIKHLDDRALLVNIEPGEVIKNDELKVIHGQGMPSQRHHEPGDLYVKLSVKFPDSIDLAAIPLLEKALPPRKPVEKFDKNILIEEVSLDETDTKAARGAMHDDAMDEDHEEPRVQCANQ; encoded by the exons ATGGTTCGCGAAAC AGAGTACTATGATCTTCTTGAGGTTCCCCCAACAGCGTCTGAGTCCGAGTTGAAGAAGGCCTATCGCAAAAA GGCTCTCAGGCTGCACCCCGACAAGGGAGGAGATCCCGAGTTGTTCAAAGAAGTGACACACGC CTATGAAATTCTCTCCGATCCCGATAAAAGGCAAATTTATGATGCTAGAGGAAAAGCTGGTTTGTCAGAGCAAGGCGGAATGGGAGGAATGGATCCTCAG GATCTCTTCAGTCAACTGTttggtggtggcggtggcggtTTCTTCGggggaggaggcggaggcagATCTCAAGGTCCTCGCAAGACAAAGGATCTCGTCCATCGCGTTAACGTCACTCTCGAAGATCTGTACAAAGGAAAGACAACCAAACTCGCTTTGACAAGGAACGTGATCTGCAGCAAATGTAAAGGAAAGGGTGGCAAGGAAGGCGCTGTGCGGACCTGCCACACATGTAGTGGACGTGGTATCAAGGTCACTCTCCGGCAGATGGGTCCCATGATTCAACAAATCCAGTCACCTTGCGACGAATGTTCGGGCACAGGAGAAATTATCAATGCCAAAGATCGGTGTACAAATTGCAAAGGGAAGAAGGTTCTACCCGAAAAGAAGTTCCTTGAGGTTCACATCGACAAGGGCATGAAAGGAGGCCAGACTATTCAATTCCGTGGGGAAAGTGACCAGTCACCGAACGCAGAGCCAGGGGACGTTGTGATTGTGATAGAGGAGAAACCTCACGAGCGCTTCCGCCGTCAAGAAAATGATCTCGTTATTGAAGTCGAGGTTGACCTTTTGACTGCCCTTGCAGGAGGACAATTTGCCATCAAGCATCTTGATGATCGTGCTCTCCTCGTTAACATCGAACCCGGAGAGGTGATCAAGAATG atgAGCTCAAAGTCATCCATGGTCAAGGCATGCCCTCCCAACGACACCACGAACCCGGCGACCTATACGTCAAGCTATCTGTCAAATTCCCAGACTCCATTGACCTTGCTGCCATTCCCCTCCTTGAAAAAGCTCTTCCTCCCCGAAAGCCTGTGGAGAAGTTCGACAAAAACATCCTCATCGAAGAAGTTTCTTTGGACGAGACGGATACGAAGGCGGCACGTGGTGCGATGCACGACGATGCGATGGATGAAGACCACGAGGAGCCCCGCGTACAATGCGCTAACCAGTAG
- a CDS encoding Hydrolase C26A3.11 codes for MPIPSFKAFTLALIQLGQVGSNKVENLLHAREMILKAATGQGHTKKPDLIVLPECFNSPYGHTHFPVYAENIGYVPGTAYDAANSSSESVKMLSSVAKELKTWLIGGSIPERDATDDKIYNTCTVYNPNGDLVAMHRKVHLFDIDIPGKIKFKESETLTGGTTLNHFDTEFARIGLGICYDIRFPEMAMIAARKGCHVLIYPGAFNLTTGPLHWELLQRSRAIDNQVFMSMCSPARDMTAGYHAWGHSMVVDPMGAKLCEAQEGEEIVYADIMPEVLKETRAGIPVTVQRRFDVYKDVSAD; via the exons ATGCCAATCCCATCTTTTAAAGCTTTCACTCTCGCATTAATTCAGCTTGGACAAGTCGGATCCAACAAAGTAGAGAATCTGCTACATGCTCGCGAGATGATTCTTAAAGCTGCCACCGGGCAAGGACACACCAAAAAACCTGATCTAATCGTATTGCCT GAATGCTTCAATTCGCCCTATGGACATACACACTTCCCAGTCTACGCGGAGAACATAGGATATGTACCAGGGACTGCGTACGATGCCGCCAACAGTTCGAGCGAAAGTGTGAAGATGCTTTCTTCGGTAGCGAAAGAGCTGAAGACGTGGTTGATTGGAG GTTCGATCCCAGAACGAGATGCTACAGACGATAAGATCTATAATACCTGTACTGTATACAATCCTAATG GCGATCTTGTCGCAATGCATCGCAAAGTCCATCTTTTCGATATTGACATTCCAGGAAAGATCAAATTCAAG GAGAGCGAGACGCTGACGGGAGGCACAACGCTCAACCACTTTGATACAG AATTTGCCAGAATCGGGCTCGGAATATGTTATGACATCCGCTTCCCAGAAATGGCGATGATTGCGGCACGAAAAG GCTGCCATGTACTGATTTACCCGGGCGCTTTCAATCTGACAACTGGTCCACTGCACTGGGAACTCTTGCAGCGCAGCAG AGCCATTGATAACCAGGTGTTTATGTCTATGTGCAGTCCTGCTCGAGACATGACTGCTGGATATCATGCG TGGGGACACTCAATGGTTGTGGACCCGAT GGGAGCGAAGCTGTGCGAAGCACAGGAAGGCGAAGAAATCGTGTATGCAGACATCA TGCCCGAGGTGCTGAAGGAGACACGGGCAGGAATACCAGTGACGGTGCAGCGGCGATTTGATGTGTACAAGGATGTAAGTGCGGATTGA